The Cellulosimicrobium sp. ES-005 genome segment CTCGAAGAACTCGGCCTCGGCGCGCACGTCGAGCTGCGCCGTCGGCTCGTCCAGGACGAGGACGTCGGCGCCGCCCGCGACCGCGAGGAGGGCGCGTGCCAGGGCGACCCGCTGCCACTGCCCGCCCGAGAGGTCGCGGCCCCCCGCGTACCCGCCGGAGAGCACCGTGTCGGCACCGTCGGCGAGGCCGTCCACGACGCCGTCCGCGCCGGCCGCGACGATCGCCTCGCGCAGCCGGTCGGCGTCGTCGCGCAGCTCGGGCGCGCCGAGCCCGACGTTGTCGGTGACGGAGAGCTCGAGGCGGACGTAGTCCTGGAAGATCAGGGCGAGACGGCGCCGCCACGCCTGGAGCGGGAGGTCGCGCACGTCCACGCCGTCGACGGTGATGCGCCCCCGCGTCGGCTCGTAGAGGCGCGCGAGGAGCTTGGTGGTCGTGGTCTTGCCGGCGCCGTTGAGCCCGACGATCGCCGTCGACGTGCCCGGGACGAGCGTGAGGTCGAGGCCCCGCAGGACCCACGCGCCGTCGTCGGAGTATCGGAACCACACGTCCTCGAAGCGGATCACGCCGTGCGGGACGGGGACGTCGTCGTCCTCCCCGGTGCGCTCGGGCGTGGCCGACCGCAGGCGCTGCTCGAACCGCTCGAGCGCGTCGAACGACAGCAGGCCGAACTGCGTGCGCACGTCGCACTCGGGGAAGTACACGCCGAACCGCAGGGGGATGAGCACCGCCTGGATCGCGACGCCGAGCGCGAAGAGGTCGAGCGTGTCGTCGACGGCGACCAGGACCAGGACGATCGTGCCGCCGACCAGGCCGATCGCCGAGAACCCGACGAACGGCCAGAGCTGGAGCCGACGGTTGACCGCCCACTGCGGCTCGAGGTAGGCCATCGTCTCCCGACGCAGACGGTCGCGCAGCCACCCGAGGAGGCCGAGGAGGCGGACCTCCTTGGTGACCCCGGGCGTGGTCGCGAGCTCCCGCAGGTAGTACATCCGGCGCCGCTGGGGGTGGAGGGTCTTCCAGATCGGGGTGAGCTTGCTGAACGTGCCCCGCACCCCCGCGCGCATGGCGAGCGCCGTCGCGAGGATCACGGCACCCGCGACGGGCGAGACGACGGCCGCGACGAGCACCGCCGCGCCGACGACCTGCACGTAGCGGCCGACGAGCGGGACGAGCGCCCCGGCCGCGTCGCCGGGGCTCATGCTCTGGCGCGCGAACGCCGCGCGCGCGTCGGCGACGACGTCGAGCACCTCGGAGTCGTCCAGCAGCGCGAGCGGGGCGTCGGACAGCGCCGCGCCGAGGAGCCGGTCGATGCAGCGCTGGTCGACCCGCCGACCGATCGTCTCGACGATCCCCGCCTGGAACGGCGCGAGGAGCTGCTGCACGACGAGCGCCCCGACCGCGACGCCGAACACCGCGAGGAGGTCGCTCCACCCGGCGCTCGCCGCGCCGTCGGTCATGCTCGGCAGGAGGAAGAGCACGCGGCCCAGGGCGACGATGGACACGAGCGGCAGGAGGGCGAGGAGGACGGTCAGTGCGAGGCCCGCCGCGACGATGGGGACGCCTGCGTGCCGCAGCAGCCCCCACATGGTCGTCCAGCGTCGGACCCGCTCCCCCAGCGGCGGCTGCGAGGCCGCACCTTCGGTCGTCATGACTCCCCCACCCGCGTCGCTCCGTCGCCTCGTCCGCCGCGACGCTAGCGCGGATCGTTCGGGGTCCGTAGTTATTACCCGTTCGATGAGACGGCCGTGGTGCCCGCGGCGCGGCACGCGCCGGGGCCCGACCGGTATGATCGAGCCCACAACTGCAGTACAGCCGCCCGAACCACGACGGGAGAGCTCGGCGCCACGGTCCAGCGGGCCGCCGCCGGCGCCGAAGGAGCAAACCCTCCCCGGGAATCTCTCAGGCCCCCGTACCGTCGTGGCGAGGCAACTCTGGAAAGCGGCCGTGCGCTCGTCGGACCCCCGGCGGTCGCGGCCCACCGACGGTGCAAGTCGGCGCGCCCCGGCCCTCGCGGCACGGCGGACCGGCAAAACTCTCAGGTCGACGCGTGCGTCCGATGACAGAGCGGGGAGGGACCCGCCGTCGTCCCCTCCACCGGGAGTCCCTCGTGACCCAGCCGTCCTTCGACCCCAGCTCACGGCACAACGCCGCGACCGGTGCGTTCGCGCCGCGCCACCTCGGCCCGCGCGGGCGCGAGGTCGGCGTGATGCTCGACCAGCTCGGCTACGCCTCGCTCGACGCGCTCGTCGACGCGGCCGTCCCGGCGTCGATCCGCACCGAGCGCGCGCTCGACCTGCCCGCCGCGCGCACCGAGACCGAGGTGCTGGACCACCTGCGCGCGCTGGCCGGCAAGAACGTCGTCAAGACGCAGATGATCGGGCTCGGCTACTACGGCACCGTCACTCCCCCGGTGATCCGCCGCAACGTCCTCGAGTCCCCCGCCTGGTACACCGCGTACACGCCGTACCAGCCGGAGATCTCGCAGGGCCGCCTCGAGGCGCTGCTCAACTTCCAGCAGGTCGTCGAGGACCTCACGGGCCTGGACGTCGCGAACGCGTCGCTCCTCGACGAGGCCACCGCGGTGGCCGAGGCCGTCGCGCTCATGTGGCGTGCCTCGCGCGCGAAGAGCGGCTACGTCGTCCTGGACGCCGACCTCTTCCCGCAGACGCTCGCCGTGACGCTCGGTCGCGCGCACGCCGTCGGCCTGCCCGTGGTGGTGGCGGACCTCTCGGGCGGCCTGGACGCCGGCCTCGCCGCCGCCCGCGCGGCGGGGGGCTTCCCCGCCGGGGTGGACGACGACGCGCAGCTCGTGGGCGTCGTCGTCCAGCAGTCCGGGGCGTCGGGCCGTGTCGTGGACTGGCGTCCCGTGGTGGCGGAGGCCAAGGACGCGGGCGCGCTCGTCACCGTGGCGAGCGACCTGCTCGCCCTGACGCTGCTGGTCTCCCCCGGCGAGCTCGGCGCCGACGTGTCGGTGGGCTCGGCGCAGCGGTTCGGCGTCCCGCTGTTCTACGGCGGTCCGCACGCCGCGTTCATGGCCGTCCGCAAGGGTCTGGAACGGTCCCTCCCCGGCCGGCTCGTGGGCGTCTCGATCGACGCCGACGGCGACACCGCCTACCGGCTCGCGCTCCAGACCCGCGAGCAGCACATCCGCCGCGAGAAGGCGACGAGCAACATCTGCACCGCGCAGGCGCTCCTCGCCATCGTGGCGTCGATGTACGCCGTCCACCACGGCCCCGACGGCCTCCGCGCGATCGCCGAGCGCACCCACGCCCACGCCACGACCCTCGCCGACGCCCTGCGCGCGGGCGGGGTCACCGTCGAGCACGACACGTTCTTCGACACCGTCCGCACCGTCGTCCCTGGCCGCGCGGAGGCCGTCGTCGCTGCAGCCGCAGCTGCTGGCGTGAACCTGTACAACCCCGACGCTCATCATGTACAGATCGCCTGCGACGAGACCACCACCGCCGCTACCCTCGCCACGGTACTGGCGGCCTTCGGCCTCACAGACCAGGCCTCTACCTCGCCAGACCAGGCCTCTACCTCGCCGGACCAGGCCTCTACCTCGCGAGGTGGAGGCGTGGTCACGAGCGGTGGTGAGGCGGACGGCGAGGCCGCCGTCCCCACCGGCGGCGTCTCGGACGCCCTGCCCGCGGCGCTCCGGCGCGAGACGAGCTACCTCCAGCACCCGATCTTCCACCTGCACCGCTCGGAGACCTCGATGCTCCGCTACCTGCGGCGGCTCTCGGACAAGGACCTCGCGCTGGACCGCACGATGATCCCGCTGGGCTCGTGCACCATGAAGCTCAACGCGACGGCCGAGATGGAGGCGATCTCCTGGCCGGGGTTCGCGGACCTGCACCCGTACGTGCCCGCCGACCAGGCGCTCGGCTACGCGGAGCTCATCGACGGCCTGGAGTCGGCGCTCGCCGAGATCACGGGCTACGCGGGCGTCTCGGTGCAGCCCAACGCGGGCTCGCAGGGCGAGTTCGCGGGCCTGCTGGCGATCCGTGACTACCACGTGTCGCGCGGCGACACGGAGCGCGACGTGTGCCTCATCCCGGCGTCGGCGCACGGGACGAACGCGGCGTCGGCGGCCCTGGCGGGCCTGAAGGTCGACGTGGTGAGGACCGCGGAGAGCGGCGAAGTGGACCTCGACGACCTGCGGGCGAAGCTCGCCGACCACGGCCCCCGGGTCGCGGCGATCATGATCACGTACCCCTCGACGCACGGCGTCTACGAGGAGCACGTGCGCGAGGTGTGCGACCTCGTACACGAGGCTGGCGGCCAGGTGTACATCGACGGCGCGAACCTCAACGCGCTCGTGGGCCTCGCGCGCCCGGGCGAGTTCGGCGGCGACGTCTCGCACCTGAACCTGCACAAGACGTTCTGCATCCCGCACGGCGGGGGCGGCCCCGGCGTCGGCCCGGTCGCGGTCGCCGAGCACCTCGTGCCGTTCCTCCCGGGCGACCCGCTCGCGCCGACGGCGGACGCGGGAGGAGCAGGAGCGGTACCCCAGGCCACGCCGGTCTCCGCGACGCGGTACGGCTCGGCGGGGATCCTGCCGATCTCGTACGCGTACGTCGCGCTCATGGGCCCCGACGGGCTGACCGAGGCGACGAAGACGGCGGTGCTCACGGCGAACTACGTCGCGAGCCGCCTTGCGGACCACTACCCGGTGCTCTACACGGGGCCGGCCGGGCTCGTCGCGCACGAGTGCATCCTCGACCTGCGCGGGATCACGGCGGAGACGGGCGTGACGGCGGAGGACGTCGCGAAGCGCCTCATGGACTACGGGTTCCACGCGCCGACGCTGTCGTTCCCGGTCGCGGGCACGCTCATGGTCGAGCCGACCGAGAGCGAGGACCTGGCCGAGCTCGACCGGTTCGTCGACGCGCTGATCGCGATCTGCGGCGAGATCGACGCCGTCTCCTCGGGCCGCTGGAGCGTGGAGGAGTCGCCCCTGCGCGGCGCCCCGCACACCGCGGCGGCGCTCGTCGCCGAGGCGTGGGACAAGCCGTACTCGCGCGAGCTCGCGGCGTACCCGGTCGCGAGCCTGCGCGCCGGGAAGTACTGGCCGCCGGTGCGCCGCATCGACGGCGCGCGGGGCGACCGCAACCTGGTGTGCTCGTGCCCGCCGGTGGAGTCCTACGTGACGGGAGACCTCGCATGACCGACCAGCAGACCGACCAGCCGACCGGAGACCCGACGGGCCGGCCGGCCGACGAGCCGACGGACAAGCCGACGGACAAGCACAGCCCGCTGCACGACGAGCACGTCGCGCTGGGCGCGAACCTCACGAGCTTCGGCGGCTGGCAGATGCCGCTGCGCTACACGTCCGACCTCGCGGAGCACCGCGCGGTCCGTGAGGCCGCGGGCCTGTTCGACCTCTCGCACATGGGGGAGATCGAGGTCGCGGGACCGCAGGCCGCGGCCGCGCTGGACCACGCGCTCGTCGGCAACCTCACGGCGGTCACGCCGGGTCGGGCTCGGTACACGATGATCTGCCAGGAGGACGGGGCGGTCCTCGACGACCTCGTCGTGTACCGGCTCGACGACGAGCGCTTCCTCGTCGTCGCGAACGCGGGGAACGCGGACCTGGTCGCGCGCGAGCTGGTCGAGCGCGCCGCCGGCTTCGACGCCACGGTCACGGACCAGGGTGCGGGCACGGCGCTCGTCGCGGTCCAGGGCCCCCGCGCGGAGGAGATCGTCGTCGGGCTGACGGACGTCGCTGGCGCGGACGCCGGCTCGGACGCTGCCGAGACCGTGCGCGGGCTGAAGTACTACGCGGCCGCCCCGCTCGCACTGCGGACGGACGCCGGTCCGGTCGACGCGCTCGTCGCGCGCACCGGGTACACGGGGGAGGACGGCTTCGAGCTGTTCGTGCCCGCGGACCGTGCGGCCGACCTGTGGCACGCGGTGCTCGCGGCCGGTGCGCCGCTGGGCCTCGTGCCGGCCGGCCTGTCCGCGCGCGACTCCCTGCGCCTGGAGGCGGGCATGCCGCTGTACGGGCACGAGCTCGACACGACGACCACGCCGTACGAGGCGGGTCTCGGTCGCGTGGTCAAGCTCGACAAGGTCGCCGCCGACGGCACGCCGCTCGAGTTCGTCGGTCGGACCGCGCTCGCCGCGCGCCGGGAGTCCGCGCCCGCGCGGGTGCTCGTCGGCCTGAAGGGGCTGGGGCGCCGTCCTGCCCGGGCGGGCTACGCCGTCGTGCTGCCCGGGACCGAGCCCGGGGGAGCGGTGGGGGAGTCGGCGCGTCGCGTGGGCACCGTGACCTCGGGGGCGCCGTCGCCGACGCTGGGGTACCCGATCGCGCTGGCGTACGTGACGCCCGAGCTCTCGGCGGAGGGCACCGAGCTCGCCGTCGACGTGCGCGGCCGGGCCGAGCCCGTGGTGGTCGTGCCGCTCCCGTTCTACCGTCGTCCCCAGCAGTCCTGACCCCGCAGTCGTCCCGAAGAGCTCGAAGGAGAACCCCATGACCGAGGCCCAGTTCCCGGCCCACCTGCAGTACACGGCGGAGCACGAGTGGATCGACGGCTCGAACCCGGCCGTCGTCGGCATCACCGCGACGGCGGCCGAGGCGCTCGGCGACATCGTCTACCTGGAGCTGCCGGAGGTGGGTGCCGAGGTGACCGCGGGGAGCGTCATCGGCGAGGTGGAGTCCACCAAGTCCGTGTCGGAGCTCTTCTCGCCCGTCACGGGCACCGTCGTCGAGGTGAACCAGGCCGCGATCGACGACCCGGCGGTCGTCAACTCCGACCCGTACACCGACGGCTGGCTCTTCAAGGTCGACGTGGTGGAGACGGGGGACCTGCTCACCCCGGACCAGTACGCGGCGCACGTCGGGAGCTGATCTCCTGGACGAAGTGTGACGTAGATCACACCGCTGAACCGGCGTCAGACGGCCTGTGGAGACCTTCCACCGCGCCGTCCGGCGCCGGTTCCGTCTGTCCGGAAAAGCCCTCTGACCTGCGAAGACCCGGCCACGCGCGACTCGGCCGACCGGCTTCTGACGTTCGGTCAGATCTCGGGGTGAAAAGTCGCGTCATGAACGGGACCTTCGTCCATCTCTTCTTGTAGCAACACACCGGAACTCGCCACGTGGGGATGACGTGACCGGAGAGCACCTGGAGGAGAACATGAGCACGATCGAGCTGGTCCGCCCCGTGGCGGCCCCGTCGGAGATGATCGCCACGCCGATCGCTCCGCTGACCCGCCGCGAGCGGGTCGTCCTGTCCAACCTGTCTGAGGACGTCACGCTCGAGCAGATCGCCACCAAGCTCTTCGTCACGCGCAACACGGTCAAGTCGCAGGTCCGCAGCCTCTACCGCAAGCTCGGGGTCTCGACCCGCGCCGAGGCCGTCGCCTGGGCGCGGGCGGCCGGCCTGCGCTGACCGACGGCCCGTCCACGCCGGCGGGCCGTCGGCGTGACCGCGTCACCCGCACGACACGACGCCGTGCGACACTCCGCGTATGACTCTGCGCAGACTGGTGGTGGCCGCGGCGATCGTCGACGATCTCGTCGCTCCGCGGCTCCTGCTCAGCGCGCGCCGGTCACGGCCGTCGCACCTCGCAGGTCGCTGGGAGTTCCCCGGGGGCAAGGTCGACCCCGGTGAGACCCCGACGCAGGCGCTGCACCGCGAGCTGCGCGAGGAGCTGGGCGTCGCCGTCGAGCTCGGTGACGAGCTCGTGGGGCCCGACCACGGGACGTGGATCATCACGGACCGGCACGTCATGCGCCTGTGGTTCGCCCGGATCACCGCCGGGGAGCCCCAGCCGCTCGTGGAGCACGACGCGCTGACCTGGCTCGACGCCGGGTCCTGGCTGACCGTCCCGTGGCTCGACGCCGACGTCCGGATCGTCGAGGCGCTCGCACGCCAGGTGGCGGCCGAGGCGGTCTGAGCCGTCTGACGCGGCACCCCGTGCCCGAGAGGAACCCGCGCCGACCCTACCGGCCCGCCCGCCGTGAGTGCTGGGTAGGTGTCGTCAGGAGCGCGGTGACACGACAGATACCCAGCACTCGGCGGGGGTGGGGTCAGCCGACCGGCTGGACCCAGGGGGACGGCGCCGGGGGAGCGACGACCGGCGGGCGGTCGTTGCAGCTCGGCGCGTTGGGCACGAACCGGCCGAGCCAGTTCACGGTGCCCGGCTCCCACGGGCTGAGCGACGTGCCGTCGTTGCCGCCGAGGTCCGTGAGCGTGAACTCGGTGCCGCCGTCGGGGAAGGTGAACGCCCCGCAGTTGTTGACGCCTGCCCAGCCGACGTTGCGCGCGTCGACGTTCTCGAACGTCGCTCCGCCGCGCACGCGCGCGCTCACGACGGACGTCCCGGTGCCGTCGACCCGCACGTCCTTGAAGGCGACGCCCTCGATCGCGACCTGGTCCTTCACGCCCCAGTCGGAGACGAGCATGATCGCGTTGTACGTGCTGTCGAGGTAGTGGTCGCCGGTGACGCGGACGTCGGCGTCGATGTCGCGGTCGAGCGCGTAGAACCAGATCGCGCCGAGCCCGATGTTCCAGTTGAGCTCGAGCGTGCCCGCCCGAACGGCGGTGTTGTCGGTGAGGTCGAGGCGCCCCGCGAACGGCTCGGCGCCGAACCGCGACCCGACGTGCAGCCCGCTGCCCTCGCGCACCGGATCGGCGACGAGGTTCGCGCGGACCGTGTTGTCCGTGCCGCCGTAGACCGCGATGCCGTTGGCCAGGGTGTTGGACTGGATCGTGTTGTTCTCGAACACGTTGCCCGCGTTCGCCAGCTTCTCCGACCACATCGCGAGGCCGTCGTCGCCGGAGTTCCGGACGAAGACGTTCCGCACGACCGAGTTCGTCACGCCCCCGTGGAAGTTCAGCGCGTCGGCGATCTGGTCCACGACGACGGTGTTCTCCACGCGCAGGTCGTCCATCGGGCCGTCGAACCACAGCCCCACCTTGGTGTGCTGGATGTACAGGCCGGAGATCGACGAGCTGCTCAGCGCGCCGCCGACGCCGTTGACCTGGTCGGTGTCGACGCGCTCGCGCACGTCCCCGACGATCGCGAAGTCGCGCAGGTGCACGTTCGTGCTGCCGCCCTCGTCGGCGTACCTCCCGTAGAACCCGACGCCGGTGTGCACGGACCCGTCGGGTGCGGGCGTGTCGAGCGCGACCTCCTTGCCCCGGAACACGGTGTACCAGCTCCCCGCGCCCTGGATGGTCACGTCGTCGACGAGCACGTGCCGGTTCACCTGGTAGACGCCCGGCGGCACGTACACCTCGAGCCGGTGCTTCCTGGCGAACGCGATCGCCTTGTCGAGCGCGTCGGCGGAGTCGCGGCGGCCCGTGGGGTCGGCGCCGAAGAGCAGCACGTTCGCCGCGAGCAGGCGCACCTTCGGGGGAGCGACCTTCTCGGAGTCCAGCAGGTCGATCACGGTCCACTCCGCGGCTCCGCTCGCGGGCACCGTGAGTCGGACGACGTCGCCCTTCTTGTAGGTCTGGCCGAGCAGGAGGCGCTGCTCGTCGTAGAACTTCATGGGCCGGAACGGCTTCTCGAACGTCGGCGACGGCGACGTCTGGGCGGGGACGCACGCGCACTCGGTGACCCACCAGCCGGGCTGGAGGAGGTCCGCCGTGGGGTCGTTGGTGAACGGGTACTGGTTGTACAGGTAGGAGTACGCCGAGGTGAGCGTCATGCGCCGGTCGAGCCCGACCTTCTTGCCCTGGCGCAGGACCGACACGTCGAGCGGCGACGTGATCCCGCCGCCCGTGGGGGAGTCGGGGATCGAGTACCGGACCGTGATCGCGTTCGCGTCCGCGGGGAG includes the following:
- the gcvT gene encoding glycine cleavage system aminomethyltransferase GcvT codes for the protein MTDQQTDQPTGDPTGRPADEPTDKPTDKHSPLHDEHVALGANLTSFGGWQMPLRYTSDLAEHRAVREAAGLFDLSHMGEIEVAGPQAAAALDHALVGNLTAVTPGRARYTMICQEDGAVLDDLVVYRLDDERFLVVANAGNADLVARELVERAAGFDATVTDQGAGTALVAVQGPRAEEIVVGLTDVAGADAGSDAAETVRGLKYYAAAPLALRTDAGPVDALVARTGYTGEDGFELFVPADRAADLWHAVLAAGAPLGLVPAGLSARDSLRLEAGMPLYGHELDTTTTPYEAGLGRVVKLDKVAADGTPLEFVGRTALAARRESAPARVLVGLKGLGRRPARAGYAVVLPGTEPGGAVGESARRVGTVTSGAPSPTLGYPIALAYVTPELSAEGTELAVDVRGRAEPVVVVPLPFYRRPQQS
- the gcvPB gene encoding aminomethyl-transferring glycine dehydrogenase subunit GcvPB, whose protein sequence is MTERGGTRRRPLHRESLVTQPSFDPSSRHNAATGAFAPRHLGPRGREVGVMLDQLGYASLDALVDAAVPASIRTERALDLPAARTETEVLDHLRALAGKNVVKTQMIGLGYYGTVTPPVIRRNVLESPAWYTAYTPYQPEISQGRLEALLNFQQVVEDLTGLDVANASLLDEATAVAEAVALMWRASRAKSGYVVLDADLFPQTLAVTLGRAHAVGLPVVVADLSGGLDAGLAAARAAGGFPAGVDDDAQLVGVVVQQSGASGRVVDWRPVVAEAKDAGALVTVASDLLALTLLVSPGELGADVSVGSAQRFGVPLFYGGPHAAFMAVRKGLERSLPGRLVGVSIDADGDTAYRLALQTREQHIRREKATSNICTAQALLAIVASMYAVHHGPDGLRAIAERTHAHATTLADALRAGGVTVEHDTFFDTVRTVVPGRAEAVVAAAAAAGVNLYNPDAHHVQIACDETTTAATLATVLAAFGLTDQASTSPDQASTSPDQASTSRGGGVVTSGGEADGEAAVPTGGVSDALPAALRRETSYLQHPIFHLHRSETSMLRYLRRLSDKDLALDRTMIPLGSCTMKLNATAEMEAISWPGFADLHPYVPADQALGYAELIDGLESALAEITGYAGVSVQPNAGSQGEFAGLLAIRDYHVSRGDTERDVCLIPASAHGTNAASAALAGLKVDVVRTAESGEVDLDDLRAKLADHGPRVAAIMITYPSTHGVYEEHVREVCDLVHEAGGQVYIDGANLNALVGLARPGEFGGDVSHLNLHKTFCIPHGGGGPGVGPVAVAEHLVPFLPGDPLAPTADAGGAGAVPQATPVSATRYGSAGILPISYAYVALMGPDGLTEATKTAVLTANYVASRLADHYPVLYTGPAGLVAHECILDLRGITAETGVTAEDVAKRLMDYGFHAPTLSFPVAGTLMVEPTESEDLAELDRFVDALIAICGEIDAVSSGRWSVEESPLRGAPHTAAALVAEAWDKPYSRELAAYPVASLRAGKYWPPVRRIDGARGDRNLVCSCPPVESYVTGDLA
- a CDS encoding ABC transporter ATP-binding protein, which codes for MTTEGAASQPPLGERVRRWTTMWGLLRHAGVPIVAAGLALTVLLALLPLVSIVALGRVLFLLPSMTDGAASAGWSDLLAVFGVAVGALVVQQLLAPFQAGIVETIGRRVDQRCIDRLLGAALSDAPLALLDDSEVLDVVADARAAFARQSMSPGDAAGALVPLVGRYVQVVGAAVLVAAVVSPVAGAVILATALAMRAGVRGTFSKLTPIWKTLHPQRRRMYYLRELATTPGVTKEVRLLGLLGWLRDRLRRETMAYLEPQWAVNRRLQLWPFVGFSAIGLVGGTIVLVLVAVDDTLDLFALGVAIQAVLIPLRFGVYFPECDVRTQFGLLSFDALERFEQRLRSATPERTGEDDDVPVPHGVIRFEDVWFRYSDDGAWVLRGLDLTLVPGTSTAIVGLNGAGKTTTTKLLARLYEPTRGRITVDGVDVRDLPLQAWRRRLALIFQDYVRLELSVTDNVGLGAPELRDDADRLREAIVAAGADGVVDGLADGADTVLSGGYAGGRDLSGGQWQRVALARALLAVAGGADVLVLDEPTAQLDVRAEAEFFERFLAHGAVASVAGERAVTSVVISHRFSTVRPADQIVVVAEGRVVEQGTHDELLDADGRYAELFTLQARRFRDGSPDGPDPDLGPDRDARATGAPTAVTSGGAR
- a CDS encoding helix-turn-helix transcriptional regulator, with product MIATPIAPLTRRERVVLSNLSEDVTLEQIATKLFVTRNTVKSQVRSLYRKLGVSTRAEAVAWARAAGLR
- a CDS encoding glycosyl hydrolase family 28-related protein; translated protein: MIRSTYHPVARRRARVAAATAVALTLVAGTASSALAHGKPQLPAPAVVTRAAVDPALIEGRGAAVPFLEQEAENAVTTGTVIGPGRDAYTIEAEASGRSAVRLTAGQNVEFTLPADANAITVRYSIPDSPTGGGITSPLDVSVLRQGKKVGLDRRMTLTSAYSYLYNQYPFTNDPTADLLQPGWWVTECACVPAQTSPSPTFEKPFRPMKFYDEQRLLLGQTYKKGDVVRLTVPASGAAEWTVIDLLDSEKVAPPKVRLLAANVLLFGADPTGRRDSADALDKAIAFARKHRLEVYVPPGVYQVNRHVLVDDVTIQGAGSWYTVFRGKEVALDTPAPDGSVHTGVGFYGRYADEGGSTNVHLRDFAIVGDVRERVDTDQVNGVGGALSSSSISGLYIQHTKVGLWFDGPMDDLRVENTVVVDQIADALNFHGGVTNSVVRNVFVRNSGDDGLAMWSEKLANAGNVFENNTIQSNTLANGIAVYGGTDNTVRANLVADPVREGSGLHVGSRFGAEPFAGRLDLTDNTAVRAGTLELNWNIGLGAIWFYALDRDIDADVRVTGDHYLDSTYNAIMLVSDWGVKDQVAIEGVAFKDVRVDGTGTSVVSARVRGGATFENVDARNVGWAGVNNCGAFTFPDGGTEFTLTDLGGNDGTSLSPWEPGTVNWLGRFVPNAPSCNDRPPVVAPPAPSPWVQPVG
- the gcvH gene encoding glycine cleavage system protein GcvH, with product MTEAQFPAHLQYTAEHEWIDGSNPAVVGITATAAEALGDIVYLELPEVGAEVTAGSVIGEVESTKSVSELFSPVTGTVVEVNQAAIDDPAVVNSDPYTDGWLFKVDVVETGDLLTPDQYAAHVGS
- a CDS encoding (deoxy)nucleoside triphosphate pyrophosphohydrolase, with the protein product MTLRRLVVAAAIVDDLVAPRLLLSARRSRPSHLAGRWEFPGGKVDPGETPTQALHRELREELGVAVELGDELVGPDHGTWIITDRHVMRLWFARITAGEPQPLVEHDALTWLDAGSWLTVPWLDADVRIVEALARQVAAEAV